In Devosia sp. XK-2, one DNA window encodes the following:
- the mscL gene encoding large conductance mechanosensitive channel protein MscL — MFKEFRDFAIKGNMIDLAIGVIIGAAFGAIVSSIVDDIFMPLIGLVIGGVDFSNLFIVLSNPNDVPVPSVAAANEAGVATLNIGLFINAVVKFTIIAFVLFMVVKAINSMKREAAKEPVETTPAPSKEEVLLTEIRDAIRANSKA; from the coding sequence GTGTTCAAGGAATTCCGGGACTTTGCCATCAAGGGCAATATGATCGATCTGGCCATTGGCGTGATCATCGGCGCCGCCTTTGGCGCCATTGTCTCCTCCATCGTTGATGACATCTTCATGCCGCTGATCGGCCTGGTTATCGGCGGCGTCGACTTTTCCAACCTGTTCATCGTGCTGTCCAACCCCAATGACGTGCCCGTGCCCTCGGTGGCCGCGGCCAATGAGGCGGGTGTGGCCACGCTCAATATCGGGCTCTTCATCAATGCCGTGGTCAAATTCACCATCATTGCCTTTGTGTTGTTCATGGTGGTCAAGGCCATCAACTCCATGAAGCGCGAGGCGGCCAAGGAGCCGGTCGAAACCACGCCCGCTCCTTCCAAGGAAGAAGTGCTCTTGACCGAAATTCGCGACGCCATCCGCGCCAACTCCAAGGCCTGA
- a CDS encoding LuxR C-terminal-related transcriptional regulator, which produces MNTHSYYHAFLNRDRLVHIADPDPGTCEALSVLFRLEGFQTVFSLDAAQFIAGLERRPPDVAVINFVQSGESGLALLRRVKALRTGAPVVMLANEPQVEAAVAAMKMGATDVLIKPIDSELLLTVVRDALRKDIHLGAMQAGGRPVEVRGFSQLTPREREVLQLITNGQSNKEAGRELGISPRTIEVHRARVMEKLGARNTADLMRIVLTS; this is translated from the coding sequence ATGAATACGCATTCCTATTATCACGCTTTTCTCAACCGGGACCGGCTGGTGCACATTGCCGATCCCGATCCGGGCACCTGCGAGGCGCTGAGTGTATTGTTCAGGCTCGAAGGGTTTCAGACGGTCTTTTCGCTCGATGCGGCTCAGTTTATCGCCGGGCTGGAGCGGCGCCCGCCCGATGTCGCGGTGATCAACTTTGTCCAGTCCGGCGAAAGCGGATTGGCATTGCTGCGCCGGGTCAAGGCGCTGCGCACCGGGGCGCCCGTGGTCATGCTGGCCAATGAACCCCAGGTCGAGGCAGCAGTGGCGGCCATGAAAATGGGCGCGACCGATGTTCTGATCAAACCCATCGACAGCGAATTGCTGCTGACCGTGGTGCGGGACGCTCTGCGCAAGGATATTCATTTAGGAGCCATGCAGGCCGGCGGCCGGCCTGTCGAAGTCCGTGGCTTTTCCCAGCTCACCCCGCGCGAACGCGAAGTGCTGCAATTGATCACCAATGGGCAGTCCAACAAGGAGGCGGGCCGCGAGTTGGGGATATCGCCCCGCACCATCGAGGTGCATCGCGCCCGGGTCATGGAAAAGCTCGGCGCCCGCAACACCGCCGACCTCATGCGCATCGTGCTCACGAGCTAG
- a CDS encoding flavodoxin domain-containing protein: MSILIVYDSIFGNTGQIAQAMADELSRTHDTRLASVQDARTLDMSGVDLLIVGSPTRGFRPTPEIQEFASRPDLAGAAASFDTRIDLETINPAPLRWVVQAGGYAAERLARELSEQGCHLVGEPAGFEVTGQEGPLKNGETERAAQWARGLVDLLPRTEGP; this comes from the coding sequence ATGTCCATCCTGATTGTCTATGACAGCATTTTTGGCAATACCGGCCAGATTGCACAGGCAATGGCCGATGAATTATCGCGCACCCATGACACCAGGCTTGCCTCGGTGCAGGATGCCAGAACACTCGACATGTCCGGGGTAGACCTGCTGATTGTCGGCTCGCCGACACGCGGCTTCCGGCCAACGCCGGAGATCCAGGAATTTGCGTCGCGGCCGGACCTGGCCGGCGCGGCGGCATCTTTCGACACACGCATCGATCTCGAGACGATCAATCCCGCACCATTGCGCTGGGTTGTGCAGGCCGGCGGCTATGCCGCCGAACGCCTGGCGCGGGAGCTTTCCGAGCAGGGGTGCCACCTGGTCGGGGAGCCGGCAGGCTTTGAAGTCACCGGCCAGGAAGGGCCGCTCAAGAATGGCGAAACCGAGCGGGCCGCCCAATGGGCCCGCGGCCTTGTCGATTTATTGCCGCGGACTGAAGGGCCCTGA
- a CDS encoding cytochrome b: MAESPENERYDGVTVGLHWLSAILVLALFGSAMAWTYLPRDMGLRWLSGTHVSLGVALALTVIARLIWRLTAGRRLRPVPGKPLSHIAARIVHMALYGLLLVQIGLGFGIEWLGGGAISFFGLFELPSPFSASRELSGRLENAHGLVAWMMMTLVGGHAAAALWHHYAARDSVLTRMVPGLVRPSPGLPGKTTD, encoded by the coding sequence ATGGCCGAGAGCCCCGAAAATGAACGATATGACGGTGTGACCGTCGGCTTGCACTGGTTGAGTGCCATTCTGGTGCTGGCGCTTTTCGGATCAGCCATGGCGTGGACCTATCTGCCGCGTGATATGGGCCTGCGCTGGCTGTCGGGCACACATGTGTCGCTAGGGGTGGCGCTCGCCCTCACCGTCATTGCCCGGCTGATCTGGCGCCTGACCGCAGGGCGTCGTCTCCGCCCGGTGCCCGGCAAACCGCTGAGCCATATCGCGGCACGCATCGTCCATATGGCGCTTTATGGTCTGCTGCTGGTGCAGATCGGACTTGGCTTCGGCATCGAGTGGCTTGGCGGCGGCGCAATCTCATTCTTCGGTCTGTTCGAGCTACCGAGCCCATTTTCGGCCTCGCGTGAACTCAGCGGCCGGCTCGAAAACGCACACGGTCTTGTAGCCTGGATGATGATGACGCTGGTGGGCGGCCACGCCGCGGCGGCCCTCTGGCATCATTATGCGGCCAGGGACAGCGTATTGACGCGAATGGTCCCGGGCCTGGTTCGACCAAGCCCAGGCCTGCCCGGCAAAACGACCGACTAG
- the hemA gene encoding 5-aminolevulinate synthase produces the protein MDYRGIFEDAVDTLRSEKRYRVFADLERIAGRFPKAVYRDDADNAREITIWCSNDYLGMGQHEKVVKAMQDTAASMGVGAGGTRNISGTNRPLVELERSLADLHRKEAALVFTSGFVSNEAAIATIARLMPDCIIFSDQLNHASMIQGVRQSGVEKKIFRHNDVAHLRELLSQVDRKRPKLIAFESVYSMDGDIAPIKDICDLAEEFGALTYIDEVHAVGMYGPRGGGIAEREGLMDRIDVIEGTLAKGFGVMGGYIAANRSIIDAVRSYAPEFIFTTALPPALCAAARASIEHLKGNGEERAMHQRQARLTKAILADAGLPVMETDTHIVPLIVGDARAVKAASDMLLDKHNIYIQPINYPTVPKGTERLRITPTPLHTDEMIFELRHALVSVWTSLELPRERADAAITASKLTSGDLTLPSLGG, from the coding sequence ATGGATTATCGCGGAATTTTCGAGGATGCAGTGGACACACTGCGGTCGGAGAAGCGCTATCGCGTCTTTGCAGACCTCGAACGGATCGCCGGACGCTTTCCCAAGGCGGTCTACCGCGACGATGCCGATAATGCCCGCGAAATCACCATCTGGTGCTCCAATGATTATCTGGGCATGGGTCAGCATGAAAAGGTCGTCAAGGCCATGCAGGACACCGCAGCCAGCATGGGCGTAGGCGCCGGCGGCACCCGCAATATTTCGGGCACCAACCGCCCATTGGTGGAACTGGAACGTTCGCTTGCCGATCTGCACCGCAAAGAGGCGGCGCTGGTGTTCACTTCGGGCTTTGTCTCCAATGAAGCCGCGATCGCCACCATTGCCCGGCTGATGCCGGACTGCATCATTTTCTCGGACCAGCTCAACCACGCTTCGATGATCCAGGGCGTGCGCCAGTCCGGCGTGGAAAAGAAGATTTTCCGGCACAATGACGTGGCACACTTGCGCGAATTGCTGAGCCAGGTGGACCGCAAGCGGCCCAAACTGATTGCCTTTGAAAGCGTTTACTCGATGGATGGCGATATCGCCCCCATCAAGGACATCTGCGACCTGGCCGAGGAATTCGGCGCGCTCACCTATATCGACGAGGTCCATGCGGTGGGCATGTATGGCCCGCGCGGCGGCGGCATTGCCGAGCGCGAAGGGCTGATGGACCGGATCGACGTGATCGAGGGCACATTGGCCAAAGGATTTGGCGTGATGGGCGGTTATATTGCCGCCAACCGCTCCATTATCGACGCGGTACGCTCCTATGCGCCTGAATTCATCTTCACCACCGCCCTGCCCCCAGCGCTTTGCGCCGCCGCGCGCGCTTCGATCGAGCACTTGAAGGGCAATGGCGAAGAACGGGCCATGCATCAGCGCCAGGCAAGGCTGACCAAGGCGATCCTGGCCGATGCCGGCCTGCCGGTCATGGAGACAGACACCCATATCGTGCCGCTGATCGTGGGCGACGCGCGGGCCGTGAAGGCGGCCAGCGACATGCTGCTGGACAAGCACAATATCTATATCCAGCCGATCAATTACCCCACAGTGCCCAAGGGCACGGAGCGACTGCGCATTACCCCCACGCCATTGCATACCGACGAGATGATCTTTGAGCTCAGGCATGCGCTGGTGAGCGTGTGGACGAGCCTGGAATTGCCGCGCGAGCGGGCCGATGCGGCCATTACCGCGAGCAAGCTGACCAGTGGTGATCTGACCCTGCCCAGCCTGGGCGGCTAG
- a CDS encoding SDR family oxidoreductase has translation MTRFATYPSLNDRPVIISGGASGIGEAMVRAFAEQGAKVGFVDIAVEAGEALAAELQQAGRTVHFIACDITDIAAYQAVIAEFSRLHGDALVLVNNAAHDQRHNWAEVTPDEWDERMAVNLKHAFFAAQAVAPGMAKAGQGSIINYGSISWMIMTPGLPVYETAKAAAHGLTRSLARELGRSGIRVNTLVPGAVITQRQLDLWIKPGGLEQIEAQQALSGHVKPADCARMALFLAAEDSAMVTGQQFLVDAGWANS, from the coding sequence ATGACGCGCTTCGCCACCTATCCAAGTCTCAACGATCGCCCCGTCATCATCTCTGGCGGCGCTTCCGGCATTGGCGAGGCCATGGTCCGCGCCTTCGCCGAACAGGGCGCAAAAGTAGGCTTTGTCGACATCGCCGTAGAGGCCGGAGAAGCCCTGGCAGCAGAGTTGCAGCAGGCCGGCCGGACAGTCCATTTTATCGCTTGCGATATCACCGACATTGCCGCCTATCAGGCTGTCATTGCTGAATTTTCGCGCCTTCACGGCGACGCGCTGGTCCTCGTCAACAATGCCGCGCACGACCAAAGGCACAATTGGGCCGAGGTGACACCTGATGAATGGGACGAGCGCATGGCTGTCAATCTCAAGCACGCCTTTTTCGCCGCTCAGGCGGTAGCGCCGGGCATGGCAAAGGCGGGGCAGGGGTCGATCATCAACTATGGCTCGATCAGTTGGATGATCATGACGCCGGGCCTGCCGGTTTACGAAACCGCCAAGGCCGCCGCTCATGGCCTTACCCGATCCCTCGCGCGTGAATTGGGTCGGTCGGGCATCCGCGTCAATACACTGGTTCCCGGAGCGGTCATCACCCAGCGCCAGCTCGATCTCTGGATCAAGCCGGGCGGGCTGGAACAGATCGAGGCGCAGCAGGCGCTCTCGGGCCATGTAAAGCCCGCCGATTGCGCGCGCATGGCCCTGTTCCTGGCGGCCGAGGACAGCGCCATGGTCACCGGCCAGCAATTCCTGGTCGATGCGGGCTGGGCCAATAGCTGA
- a CDS encoding OmpA family protein codes for MKSKVLVALAATLALSACTTTDPYTGQSRLSNTAGGGLLGAGGGAVAGAIVGAAVGGDPRVGALIGAGVGGLTGAAIGNYMDQQEAELRAQLQGTGVSVTRVGDQIILNMPSNITFATDQSTVQPQFNQTLVSVALVLKKFDKTIVDVYGHTDSQGDDAYNLALSQRRAVSVATILANQGIDQRRFYIEGKGESSPIASNATEAGRAQNRRVEIQLSPIRG; via the coding sequence ATGAAGTCGAAGGTTCTCGTCGCCCTTGCCGCGACCCTGGCGCTGAGCGCCTGCACCACCACCGATCCCTATACAGGCCAGAGCCGCCTCTCCAACACCGCTGGCGGTGGCCTGCTGGGTGCTGGCGGCGGTGCTGTTGCTGGCGCTATTGTCGGTGCCGCCGTTGGTGGTGACCCGCGCGTTGGCGCGCTGATTGGCGCCGGTGTTGGTGGCCTGACCGGCGCGGCCATCGGCAATTACATGGACCAGCAGGAAGCCGAACTGCGCGCCCAGCTGCAGGGCACCGGTGTTTCGGTTACCCGCGTGGGCGATCAGATCATTCTCAACATGCCCTCCAACATCACCTTTGCGACCGATCAGTCGACCGTGCAGCCTCAGTTCAACCAGACCCTGGTTTCGGTTGCTCTCGTGCTCAAGAAGTTCGACAAGACGATCGTGGATGTCTATGGCCACACCGACAGCCAGGGCGACGACGCCTATAACCTGGCTCTCAGCCAGCGCCGCGCCGTTTCTGTCGCCACCATCCTGGCCAATCAGGGTATCGACCAGCGCCGCTTCTACATCGAAGGCAAGGGCGAAAGCTCTCCCATTGCCTCCAACGCCACCGAAGCCGGGCGCGCACAAAACCGCCGCGTGGAAATCCAGCTCTCCCCGATTCGCGGCTGA
- a CDS encoding PRC-barrel domain-containing protein, which translates to MAYDDKRVATADVKETHDLIASDKVEGTKVYDPNGEHIGSIERILVEKRGGKVSYAVLSFGGFLGIGHDHYPLPWSKLDYDENLGGYRVDITREQLEGAPHYESDDDNFWTAENGRRVHDYYGVTPYWI; encoded by the coding sequence ATGGCCTATGATGACAAACGCGTCGCCACCGCGGACGTAAAAGAAACCCATGACCTGATCGCTTCGGACAAGGTCGAGGGCACTAAGGTTTACGATCCGAACGGCGAGCATATCGGCTCGATCGAGCGCATTCTGGTCGAGAAGCGCGGCGGCAAGGTGTCCTATGCCGTGCTGAGCTTCGGTGGTTTTCTGGGCATTGGACATGACCACTATCCTTTGCCCTGGTCCAAGCTCGATTATGACGAAAATCTCGGCGGCTACCGCGTCGATATCACCAGGGAACAGCTCGAAGGCGCCCCGCATTACGAAAGCGACGACGACAATTTCTGGACGGCCGAGAATGGGCGTCGCGTCCATGACTATTATGGCGTGACCCCATATTGGATCTGA
- a CDS encoding DUF2282 domain-containing protein: protein MNRLTTFALAASLSAALGGTAIAQDAMGGDAMAATEKCYGVALAGANDCAAGPGTTCAGTSTIDYQGNAWKAVPAGTCETMMIEGDRMGSLEPLDRDLPMAS, encoded by the coding sequence ATGAACCGCCTGACCACTTTCGCTCTCGCCGCTTCGCTCAGCGCTGCACTCGGCGGCACCGCAATCGCTCAGGATGCGATGGGCGGCGATGCCATGGCAGCAACCGAGAAATGCTATGGCGTGGCCCTGGCCGGTGCCAATGATTGCGCCGCGGGCCCCGGCACCACCTGCGCCGGCACATCCACCATCGACTATCAGGGCAATGCCTGGAAGGCTGTGCCTGCAGGCACTTGTGAAACCATGATGATCGAAGGCGACCGCATGGGTTCGCTCGAGCCGCTCGATCGCGATCTCCCCATGGCAAGCTGA
- a CDS encoding DUF692 domain-containing protein: MPFDSLPARPGLGLKSQHYTQIIAEKPDLGFFEVHAENYMGDGGPPHRYLTAICEHYPLSLHGVGLSIGGEGPLDRAHLDRLRVLVDRYAPASFSEHLAWSSHDEGYLNDLLPVPYTSRTLDRVVAHVEEVQQALGRRMLLENPSTYVLFAESTIDEVDFLDAIATRTGCGLLLDVNNVMVSAVNHRLDPVRYIDRFPIHHVGEIHLAGYDETTDDAGERLLIDAHGSRVRPDVFELYRHTISRTGPLPTLIEWDNDVPTFDVLMDEVRLVDEVLDGTLAQRLAS; the protein is encoded by the coding sequence ATGCCGTTCGATAGTTTGCCGGCCCGCCCCGGCCTGGGCCTGAAATCCCAGCACTACACGCAGATCATTGCCGAAAAGCCTGACCTTGGCTTTTTCGAGGTTCACGCTGAGAACTATATGGGCGACGGCGGCCCGCCGCATCGTTACCTGACCGCCATTTGCGAGCATTATCCATTGTCGCTTCACGGCGTTGGCCTGTCCATCGGTGGGGAGGGCCCGCTCGATCGTGCCCATCTTGACCGTCTGAGAGTGCTGGTCGATCGCTATGCCCCCGCCTCGTTTTCGGAGCATTTGGCCTGGTCCAGCCACGACGAAGGCTATCTCAACGATCTCCTGCCGGTCCCCTATACGTCCCGGACGCTGGATCGCGTCGTCGCCCATGTCGAAGAGGTGCAACAGGCTTTGGGGCGGCGCATGCTGCTGGAAAATCCCTCAACCTATGTGCTCTTTGCGGAGAGTACGATCGACGAAGTCGACTTCCTCGACGCCATCGCCACCCGCACCGGCTGCGGCCTGCTGCTCGACGTCAACAATGTCATGGTCTCGGCGGTCAACCACCGGCTGGATCCGGTGCGCTATATTGACCGCTTTCCCATCCACCATGTCGGCGAAATTCATCTCGCCGGCTATGATGAAACCACTGACGATGCTGGCGAACGTCTATTGATCGATGCCCATGGCAGCCGCGTCCGCCCCGATGTGTTCGAACTTTACCGCCATACGATCTCTCGCACCGGCCCGCTGCCGACATTGATTGAATGGGACAATGATGTCCCCACCTTCGATGTGCTGATGGACGAGGTGCGGCTGGTCGACGAAGTGCTCGATGGCACCCTGGCGCAAAGGCTCGCGTCGTGA
- a CDS encoding DNA-binding domain-containing protein produces MTSQSQFTSALTNPAEPVPSGLVSPRGTTDAKRFAVYRNNVHVSLTGAIAARFPVVRQVVGETFFAGMARVYVGQNKPKSPILLHYGDSFAEFIASFPPASSLPYLPDLARLEAAWSDVYNAADAATLAPADLGRIDAAALGALTLVLAPASRSVRSRYPVGSIWSAHQSSPANIPSISGGECVLLTRPQAEVRVTVIPASAAAFLSALSEGNSLASASEAAIAGFPDFDPGAALVGLAGLGAFAAINGALT; encoded by the coding sequence GTGACCAGCCAGAGCCAGTTCACCAGCGCCCTGACGAACCCGGCTGAGCCCGTGCCATCCGGTCTGGTATCGCCACGCGGTACCACCGACGCAAAGCGCTTTGCCGTCTATCGCAACAATGTTCACGTGAGCCTGACCGGCGCCATTGCCGCCCGTTTCCCGGTTGTGCGGCAAGTGGTCGGCGAAACATTCTTCGCGGGCATGGCGCGGGTCTATGTGGGGCAGAACAAGCCGAAAAGTCCCATCCTGCTACACTACGGTGATAGCTTTGCTGAATTCATCGCCAGCTTTCCGCCTGCCTCGAGCCTGCCATACCTGCCAGACCTGGCGCGGTTGGAGGCAGCCTGGTCGGACGTCTACAATGCCGCTGATGCTGCTACCCTTGCACCCGCCGATTTGGGGCGTATTGATGCCGCCGCGCTGGGAGCTTTGACCCTGGTCCTGGCGCCGGCGTCTCGCAGCGTCCGTTCCCGCTACCCGGTTGGATCGATCTGGTCCGCTCACCAATCGTCGCCAGCCAATATCCCCTCAATCTCGGGTGGGGAATGCGTGCTGCTGACCCGCCCGCAGGCGGAGGTTCGCGTCACCGTCATTCCCGCTTCCGCCGCCGCGTTTCTCTCGGCGCTGTCTGAGGGCAACAGCCTTGCATCGGCCTCGGAGGCCGCAATAGCCGGTTTTCCCGATTTCGATCCTGGCGCCGCACTGGTGGGGTTGGCCGGCCTCGGGGCCTTTGCGGCCATCAACGGAGCTTTGACATGA
- a CDS encoding DoxX family protein, translating into MIIDRLHGFWQRLDTGLGSVPSALPLLALRVALAIPFWRSGLTKWDGFFNLSTGARYLFEQEFRLHILGQAFPYPAPLAMAFLAGIGELVLPVLLVLGLGTRLAALGIIGMTIIIQLTVPDGLVNFHLPWFAMALALLVYGGGTLSADRLLGGLVGARLKGSAHPAP; encoded by the coding sequence ATGATTATCGATCGTCTTCATGGCTTTTGGCAGCGGCTCGACACAGGCTTGGGCAGCGTGCCCTCGGCGCTGCCCCTGCTCGCGCTGCGTGTCGCTCTGGCCATCCCGTTCTGGCGTTCGGGTCTGACCAAATGGGACGGGTTTTTCAACCTGTCGACCGGCGCGCGCTACCTGTTCGAGCAGGAGTTTCGCTTGCACATTCTTGGCCAGGCCTTTCCCTATCCGGCGCCGCTGGCCATGGCATTCCTGGCCGGAATAGGGGAGCTCGTTCTGCCTGTGCTGCTCGTTCTCGGTCTCGGCACGCGCCTGGCCGCGCTCGGCATTATCGGCATGACCATCATCATCCAGCTCACCGTGCCCGATGGCCTGGTCAATTTTCATCTGCCCTGGTTCGCCATGGCACTGGCACTGCTGGTCTATGGCGGGGGAACGCTCTCGGCCGATCGGCTCTTGGGCGGTCTGGTCGGTGCGCGGCTCAAGGGGTCTGCGCACCCCGCGCCGTGA
- a CDS encoding SMP-30/gluconolactonase/LRE family protein, protein MAEQDLYEIIDPRFAHKIVGSARLEEVHSGCRWTEGPVWFSDHDCLYFSDIPNQQVLRYLPRDNSVSVFLEPSGFANGHTRDGQGRLISCEHGERRVTRMEIDGSITVLADSFEGRKLNSPNDVVVKSDRSIWFTDPTYGILSDYEGYMTPPEQPVRGVYRIDGDTGAISLMVGDFVQPNGLAFSPDESRLYVADSGASHNPDVPRHIRAFSVENDGQSVRDEGPFAVIDAGVPDGFRVDSEGWLWCSAADGVHIFDETGKLCGKIRVPQCVSNLTFGGPRRNRLFITATTSVYALYVTARGAQTP, encoded by the coding sequence ATGGCCGAACAAGATCTTTACGAAATCATCGATCCGCGTTTTGCGCACAAGATCGTTGGCAGTGCGCGGCTGGAGGAGGTTCATTCCGGGTGCCGGTGGACCGAGGGGCCGGTTTGGTTCTCGGACCATGACTGCCTCTATTTTTCCGACATTCCCAACCAACAGGTGCTGCGCTATCTGCCGCGCGACAATTCAGTCAGCGTCTTTCTCGAACCCTCCGGCTTTGCCAATGGTCACACGCGCGATGGCCAGGGCCGGTTGATCTCCTGCGAGCATGGGGAGCGCCGGGTGACCCGCATGGAGATCGATGGATCGATCACCGTGCTCGCCGACAGTTTTGAGGGCAGAAAACTCAACTCGCCCAATGATGTGGTGGTCAAATCGGACCGGTCGATCTGGTTCACCGATCCGACCTACGGCATCCTCTCGGATTATGAGGGCTATATGACCCCGCCGGAGCAGCCTGTCCGTGGGGTCTATCGCATTGATGGCGATACCGGCGCGATCAGCCTGATGGTCGGCGATTTCGTGCAGCCCAATGGACTGGCCTTCTCGCCCGATGAAAGCCGCCTCTATGTGGCCGATTCAGGCGCCAGCCACAATCCGGATGTGCCGCGGCACATCCGAGCCTTTTCAGTTGAAAATGACGGTCAGTCCGTGCGCGATGAGGGGCCGTTTGCCGTGATCGATGCCGGCGTTCCGGACGGCTTCAGAGTCGATAGCGAAGGCTGGCTCTGGTGTTCGGCGGCCGATGGCGTGCATATCTTCGACGAAACCGGCAAGCTCTGTGGCAAGATCCGCGTGCCGCAATGCGTATCGAACCTGACATTTGGCGGGCCGCGGCGAAATCGGCTGTTCATCACCGCCACGACCTCTGTTTATGCGCTTTACGTCACGGCGCGGGGTGCGCAGACCCCTTGA
- a CDS encoding LacI family DNA-binding transcriptional regulator → MRKPKRQAGTSRPTMMDVAAAAGVSQATVSLVLSGSKGARLAESTRKRVVEAAEALGYKFVRRGQRSSNGNAMSILFIADEISADPWMSLAFEGARDRALEQGVNLTLGLSHGDPDVETSLVGSAGRQQLAGLIYGTILTRQVQLPEVFSRHHTVLVNCYDVGRAFSAVLPGDLVGGRAATEHLIAVGRRRIGYINGQQGVDAARDRLKGYRQALASADIGFDPALVRPGNWEPSAGYLMTKELMALPNPPDAIFCANDMMAVGCYDALKELGKSIPHDVAVIGFDDRDIAQSMHPPLSTLVLPHYEMGRTAVELLLDAVGGQKASPSRTKVECELIIRHSTAGRSSPGLHHSGRLYDSPEPTAASLFGAAEIAEAIERDRDDNE, encoded by the coding sequence ATGCGCAAGCCCAAACGCCAGGCGGGCACGTCCAGGCCCACAATGATGGACGTCGCCGCTGCAGCAGGTGTTTCCCAGGCGACCGTGTCGCTCGTCCTGAGTGGCAGCAAAGGTGCTAGGCTCGCCGAGAGCACCCGAAAGCGCGTCGTGGAGGCCGCCGAGGCGCTGGGATACAAATTCGTCCGGCGCGGTCAGCGCTCGAGCAATGGCAATGCCATGAGCATCCTGTTCATTGCCGACGAAATTTCCGCTGATCCCTGGATGTCCCTCGCCTTCGAGGGCGCGCGCGACCGGGCCCTCGAACAGGGGGTGAATCTCACCCTGGGCCTCAGCCATGGCGATCCGGATGTCGAAACCAGCCTGGTGGGTAGCGCCGGCAGGCAACAATTGGCAGGCCTGATCTATGGCACCATCCTGACCCGGCAGGTCCAGCTTCCCGAGGTTTTTTCCCGGCACCATACTGTTCTGGTCAATTGTTACGACGTGGGGCGGGCGTTCAGCGCCGTCCTGCCCGGAGACCTGGTGGGCGGGCGCGCCGCCACCGAACATCTGATTGCGGTTGGCCGGCGGCGGATCGGCTACATCAACGGACAACAGGGGGTCGATGCCGCACGCGACCGCCTCAAAGGCTATCGCCAGGCCTTGGCCAGCGCCGATATTGGTTTTGATCCTGCCCTGGTCCGTCCCGGCAATTGGGAGCCCTCGGCAGGATATCTCATGACAAAGGAATTGATGGCTCTGCCAAACCCGCCCGACGCCATCTTTTGTGCCAACGACATGATGGCCGTGGGATGCTATGACGCGCTCAAGGAATTGGGGAAATCCATTCCCCACGACGTGGCGGTCATCGGGTTCGACGACCGGGATATCGCCCAGTCCATGCATCCGCCGCTGTCGACGCTCGTGCTTCCACATTACGAGATGGGGCGGACGGCTGTCGAATTACTCCTCGATGCAGTGGGCGGCCAGAAGGCATCGCCGAGCCGGACCAAGGTGGAGTGCGAATTGATTATCCGTCACTCCACCGCGGGTCGTTCATCGCCAGGGCTCCACCATTCCGGTCGCCTTTACGATAGCCCGGAGCCCACCGCTGCCAGCCTATTCGGAGCTGCGGAAATTGCGGAAGCGATCGAACGCGACCGCGATGACAATGAATGA